One Treponema pectinovorum DNA segment encodes these proteins:
- a CDS encoding CHASE2 domain-containing protein, which produces MRVKKLSKLFKEKSDRIATVAIIILWGLFEILGLFQKFDYRLYDLLLGLRPQPETRPELLFVEIDNKSLEDLGPWPWSRDILANSLIRMKELGAKTAVFDIEYLSPSNLGVNPNASEDISKAIDVQKQDVADVINQLAGAATGGMYSKTDLTALAKEAIEEWVNPGLDALKDSIRNASFQDNDALFAKSIQFFGDTWLTVNILDLDINYTPEYLDYVKQKCLYSNVEDKTGRIKKGNLYYLIDQGGDNKLGFCPARQQFMQGAAGAGFTNVVLDSDGTRRRVELLSDQDGSYVAQLVFSPILKILNPKKIIRTPFAVKLVDAKDPDTGELTDISIPVDRHGRMLINWLKKEFIDSFRRESVVMLFQLDETENNILALLGTLSSFNLWDKNGNSLSFKNEVNEILQDYSQISEYKNYLLSKCKGTDEKGKAIDGGIAESEYSDYFSARAAFFERVSSFISGSYFPEIFNRLKEMSGELDEQNYKEVVSGIENLCDSLKNENEIYLGTFAEKKEVYKDSFCIIGNTASSTTDLGTTPFNRAYPNVGTHANVYNTIINRNFIREIHWIFAFVFASLLAFFCVVYTNGKKALIQNFFGILSVLLTIAIPQILMVVFKIYVPITASVLITTSTYLVAVILRFVTSEKDKSVLRNAFSTYLAPAVVEQIVKDPSKLKLGGVEKRMTALFSDIKAFSSFSELVTPTELVSILNEYLGSMSDMVLAEQGTIDKYIGDSIVAFFGAPIDLEQPAWSAIVSAIRMKQQEDKFNSEKIASGSIPMELKTRIGINTGNMVVGNMGTSTKMNYTIMGDAVNLASRLEGVNKVYKSWILCSDYTWDDANSGEHLGKIVARRFDRVRVVGREEPVQLWNILGFKDELAENVLESIDVFDKAMEKYLARDFSGAGKLFLKANKLVPEDESPLVYAQRCKDYIEKGLPDHWDGIMNMTSK; this is translated from the coding sequence ATGAGAGTAAAAAAATTGAGCAAATTGTTTAAAGAAAAGTCAGATAGGATTGCAACCGTAGCAATTATAATTCTTTGGGGATTGTTTGAAATTCTTGGACTTTTTCAAAAGTTCGACTATCGTCTTTATGACTTATTGCTGGGGTTAAGACCTCAGCCAGAAACAAGGCCTGAACTGCTTTTTGTAGAGATTGATAATAAATCTCTTGAAGATTTAGGACCTTGGCCTTGGAGTCGAGATATATTGGCAAATTCGCTCATCAGAATGAAAGAGTTGGGTGCAAAAACCGCTGTATTCGATATTGAGTATCTTTCGCCTTCTAATTTGGGCGTAAATCCAAATGCATCGGAAGATATTTCTAAAGCGATTGACGTTCAAAAGCAGGATGTTGCCGATGTTATAAATCAACTTGCAGGTGCTGCGACTGGAGGGATGTACAGCAAAACTGACCTTACCGCTCTTGCAAAGGAAGCGATTGAAGAATGGGTAAATCCAGGCTTAGATGCTCTAAAAGATAGCATACGAAATGCGTCGTTCCAGGATAACGATGCACTTTTTGCAAAATCAATTCAATTCTTTGGCGACACTTGGCTAACTGTGAATATTTTAGATTTGGATATAAATTACACTCCGGAGTATCTGGATTATGTAAAGCAAAAGTGTCTGTATTCAAATGTTGAAGATAAAACTGGAAGGATAAAAAAAGGAAATCTCTATTATTTAATTGACCAAGGCGGAGATAATAAATTGGGCTTTTGCCCTGCTAGACAGCAATTTATGCAAGGAGCAGCAGGCGCTGGTTTTACAAATGTCGTTTTAGATAGCGATGGAACAAGGCGCCGCGTTGAACTTTTAAGCGACCAAGACGGAAGCTATGTGGCTCAACTCGTATTTTCGCCAATTTTAAAAATCTTAAATCCAAAAAAAATAATCAGAACTCCGTTTGCTGTAAAATTGGTTGATGCAAAAGATCCAGATACAGGAGAGCTTACAGATATATCGATTCCAGTGGACAGGCACGGAAGAATGCTGATTAACTGGTTAAAAAAAGAATTTATAGATTCGTTTAGGCGAGAAAGCGTCGTTATGCTCTTTCAGCTTGACGAAACGGAAAACAACATTCTTGCATTGTTGGGAACTCTTTCTAGCTTTAACCTTTGGGATAAAAACGGAAATTCGCTTTCTTTTAAAAATGAAGTAAACGAAATATTGCAGGATTATTCACAGATAAGTGAATATAAAAATTATTTGCTTTCAAAATGCAAAGGTACAGACGAAAAGGGCAAAGCGATTGACGGTGGAATTGCAGAAAGCGAATATTCTGATTATTTTTCTGCACGTGCTGCATTTTTTGAAAGAGTTAGCTCTTTTATAAGTGGTTCGTATTTTCCAGAGATTTTTAACCGTTTAAAAGAGATGAGTGGCGAACTTGATGAACAAAATTACAAAGAAGTTGTTTCTGGAATAGAAAACTTGTGCGACAGTCTTAAAAACGAAAATGAAATTTACCTTGGAACCTTTGCCGAAAAAAAAGAAGTTTATAAGGATTCATTTTGTATAATAGGAAACACTGCAAGTTCGACTACGGATTTGGGAACCACACCTTTTAACAGAGCGTACCCAAATGTTGGAACTCACGCCAACGTGTATAATACGATAATAAATCGCAATTTTATACGTGAGATTCATTGGATTTTCGCCTTTGTATTTGCTTCGTTATTGGCATTTTTCTGTGTCGTTTACACTAACGGTAAAAAAGCGTTGATTCAGAATTTTTTCGGCATTCTTTCAGTGCTTTTAACAATCGCTATTCCTCAAATTTTGATGGTTGTCTTTAAAATTTATGTTCCAATAACTGCTTCTGTACTTATAACTACTTCAACCTACCTAGTTGCAGTTATATTAAGATTTGTTACATCAGAAAAAGATAAGAGCGTTCTACGCAATGCATTTTCTACTTATCTTGCGCCGGCAGTTGTTGAGCAGATTGTAAAAGATCCTTCAAAATTAAAATTAGGCGGTGTAGAAAAGCGCATGACTGCCTTGTTCTCTGATATAAAGGCTTTTTCTTCGTTTTCTGAACTCGTAACTCCTACAGAACTCGTAAGCATTTTGAATGAATATCTTGGAAGTATGTCTGATATGGTTTTGGCAGAACAGGGAACTATAGATAAATATATTGGAGACTCGATAGTTGCGTTTTTTGGTGCGCCTATAGATTTGGAGCAACCTGCATGGAGTGCAATAGTTTCTGCAATAAGGATGAAGCAGCAGGAAGATAAGTTTAATTCAGAAAAAATTGCAAGCGGTAGCATTCCTATGGAATTGAAAACTCGAATCGGCATAAATACTGGTAATATGGTTGTTGGAAACATGGGTACGAGTACAAAGATGAATTACACGATAATGGGCGATGCTGTAAATCTTGCGAGCAGGCTTGAAGGTGTAAACAAAGTTTATAAATCCTGGATTTTATGCAGCGATTATACTTGGGATGATGCAAATTCAGGCGAGCATTTAGGAAAAATTGTAGCACGCAGATTTGACAGAGTAAGAGTTGTTGGAAGGGAAGAGCCTGTACAACTCTGGAATATTTTGGGTTTTAAAGATGAACTTGCAGAAAACGTTCTTGAATCTATAGATGTTTTCGACAAAGCGATGGAGAAATATCTTGCTAGAGATTTTTCTGGTGCAGGAAAACTCTTTTTAAAAGCGAATAAACTTGTTCCAGAAGATGAATCGCCACTTGTGTATGCCCAACGATGTAAAGATTATATAGAAAAAGGCTTGCCAGACCATTGGGATGGAATAATGAACATGACTTCAAAATAA
- a CDS encoding FecR family protein, translated as MKRAIKKLTAILFVTTIAIFTATSMEATVVSSKGKAEVQKGNSWAKLSVGNSLKKGDVIQTGFKSEVILKIKNSTVTVAPLSRVTIEQLAEKTDKDDTRLFLDTGSLKSDVKKTADRRVGFTVRSPVATASVRGTVMGVTNTFRSTEIVGYEGSVAAWKSSGNQTASVASDDESAHSTTEEENSASAVSDGQAAAGAILVKKNMTSSFTETAVVTPMENAAKEATDVGGTKTPTTQAGLASTEETKTAKKANVVISVSF; from the coding sequence ATGAAAAGAGCAATAAAAAAATTAACTGCGATTCTTTTTGTTACAACAATAGCGATATTCACTGCAACTTCTATGGAAGCAACAGTCGTTTCTTCTAAAGGAAAGGCAGAAGTTCAAAAAGGAAATTCTTGGGCTAAACTTTCAGTGGGAAATTCTTTAAAAAAAGGCGATGTGATTCAAACAGGTTTTAAATCTGAAGTTATCTTGAAGATAAAAAATTCTACAGTAACAGTTGCCCCTTTGAGCAGAGTGACGATAGAACAACTCGCAGAAAAGACTGACAAAGACGACACGAGGCTATTTTTAGACACTGGCTCTTTAAAATCAGATGTAAAAAAGACTGCCGACCGCAGAGTTGGCTTTACAGTACGCTCCCCAGTTGCAACCGCTTCTGTACGCGGAACTGTAATGGGAGTTACAAACACATTTAGGAGCACAGAAATTGTAGGTTACGAAGGTTCAGTTGCAGCATGGAAATCTTCTGGAAATCAGACTGCATCAGTTGCATCAGATGACGAAAGCGCACACTCGACTACAGAAGAAGAAAATTCTGCAAGTGCAGTTTCTGATGGTCAAGCGGCAGCAGGTGCAATACTTGTAAAAAAGAATATGACTTCATCCTTTACAGAAACGGCAGTGGTAACACCTATGGAAAATGCAGCAAAAGAGGCAACAGATGTAGGTGGAACAAAGACTCCCACAACACAGGCAGGTCTAGCATCCACAGAAGAAACAAAAACTGCTAAAAAGGCCAATGTTGTAATATCTGTCTCTTTTTAA